CGTGGCTTGAGCATGAGATTGAAGagcaaatcaaacaaatataGAGTCTACCTTGATACCCATTACAGGAACTGCATCTGGGTATCTCTGTGCCAGGATTCTGAACACTTGTCCTTCCATTTGGGGTGGTCTTGAGGCACTTTTGGAGTGATTTATAGCCACTCAAGCCATGTTTGAGCTTGTAAGCTGAAAGGTGCTTGcagggttttgggtttgtgtATGAAGGTTTTCTAGTCGACATCTTTGATAGGGATTGAGAAAGGAAGCTCTGATTCGTTACAaatcaaaaaaacaaaaactttatTAACAAAAATGGCAATATTATTagattaataataaataataaagatTAACAAAGCAAGATCCAATATTCCAGTAAAGAGATGGACTGGGAACAAAGGTCTGGATTTGTTTCGGTGGATGATTATGGTGTGATGTGAGAGACAGAGTAAAAAAGGCAGGGCTTTCTGTGCTCTGTTTAGGGATGACTTGAAGAAGGGGGGATGAAGAAGGTGCCTTTAGAGcataaattatgatttttatacCGACTCGTAGAGTCTTCTCATGGAGTGTATAGTATTTCCTttggaaaataagaaaagaaaaataaaatagcttTTAAAAGAGTAGTGAAATTATATTCAGGGTTTTCATAGCACGTGGAGCAAAGCACTTAACTTATCCAATTCCTATTTTGAAGGAGATCTAAACCGTGAAAATTTTCATCACAGTGATCAGGTCCGTCAAACACCTAGGAGACAATGATGCCCCGTCCATCATGTAGGGTTTTTGGGCTAATCTctgtttattttaatattttatatgttttacatttctttataaaatataattcacACACATCAAGTTATAACACCGATATCGACCTCAACTTAATAGCATGTATaatccaataaataaaagcatatGTAGAgtccaataaataaaagcatatGTAGAACTAAAATTAATGTTTATAAAATGTGTAGTTACAGctttgacaagaaaaaaacaatctGTTTAGTCATTGAATCAACATCGGATGAATTATCCGTCAACAGTATGCCGAGTTTATGAAGGGAGCAGTAACTTGTAAGCTGTCTAGATGTCTCATTGAGCTTTACAAAAGAAGCGAAATAATGTCTCTTCGAGCtttacattaaaaaaagggtaaTTATCAGTCATATAGTGCCCCTGCCAATTTACTGATTGCCATGAATTGTTTTACACAAAGCTGAAGAAAAATGCTTTCATACATCAACCATCAACCTTTCAACAAACACTTCCCCATTTAGGGTGTATACCACGCCTGTCTCCATCTCTGGCATATCCTGGCCAtcatctctatctctctcctcatATGACATCCTCGCATgatgagagagatagagacaAGCACTATGGATGAGGTTGAGGATACGTCAACATACACAGTAAACTTTTCTTGCACTTTGTACACCGCACAATGCACTAAGCACTCTGCATAGATCATACACACTAAGAGACTTGAGAAAGTGCTGGCGGATGTGGGGTGAGATTTTCGTCCTGAAAACATGGCCTAGGGAAGACAACAAATCTAGAGTTAATTTATCTACATAGACAACTAAAAGGGTTGGTAGAAGTCCACTTTGATTCCATCAGAATCTATGCATATAATAGAAACAGAATTCCAGCGTAGTGACAATTAGCAACCAAGCATTTAGTTTAAGTTCATATATTCAGATTTTCCTTCATCAAGTGCCAAGACTATCAACAACCCAACAACAACCGCTTCTAGTCAGagaaacccaaagaaaaaaggatcTGCAAAGATGAACTGATATGACCAATTCAAGGGCCAAAACTTGTAATTGTCAACATTCTCAATGGGGCTAGCAAAATCAGTCTTCTGATGTACTTTAATTACAGCACCAGACTTGGGAAGAGTTAGGAACAAAACTAATGAACTCAAACTTGCAGAGAAATCGAAATCAGCATAAGTCTCATGCACCAATTGTTGCAACTGTTGCACCAGTACAGGCAAACCCTGGTGCCTTGGAACATCAAAATTAGGGATTTCAGTGAACAACACAACAATGCACATATGAACAACTGGATCAAACTGCAAAAATTTGCAAACTTCTCAGCCATACAAGCTCAAAATTCAGCCAaatcaacaaaaccaaattcacACAACCATAGTCATTTATTCATCCATGGATAAACATACACAACATCCAAGATCAGATACATGGATACAAAGTCACAGATACCCAGAAGCAAATAATTCCCATAAACACTTATTTTGCTTGAAATTGCATACATTTAAGTCATAAAGACGATAAAAGGTTGAGACTTTTCAAGATTTCTAATTGAAAATAGAGAACTTTCAAGAAACAACACGGCCAACAACTGGGTACTTAGCTTCGAACTTCTTCTCCCAGTCGGTGAGGACGCCGATCTCCTTTTCCGAGAGGCCGTCGAGGGAGGCAGTGATGTCTTCTTCGTTCTTGGTCATCTTCGCCAGAGCTCTGCTGGCGTCCTTGCCCGCGAACATCGCGTACGGCCCTCCAGGCCCGTAAAACGACTTGCCGTCCGTCACGTCAAAGACGCGACCTTTCAGTGCCACGTATATCGGCTTTGATGGGTCGGTGCCGTTGTATTGGATCAGCTGCTGTGCTGTTAGCTCCATGGATGCGTTCACACGGATGCTAAAGGAGCACGACAAAGACTTCAGAGGTTGTTGGCTATCGGAGTATGTGACGAGGATGCTCGATTATTCGATTGCCTGatttttaagtttctcaaccaccaaaataattaaaaacctttttttttagtgtttttttttttttctaaacgAACGGTGGATATTGAAAGTGAGAATTTTATTtctaccaaaaaagaaataaagtttcgaatttatttcttttctttaatatatTCTTTGGGTTTTCTCATGATTATCGCGTCAAAAATCCAGTTTGGAAAAGGCCAAATGGgagaaaaatatttgtaaaagaaaccaaaatagacaaaaatgcccttatttatttttgaatttcataaGTAATCCTTtatatttgcatgtcttttttttattggaaagttgaaagatttttctgtcttttttgaaaaagttttagctttttccaaaagtaaaaaaatttttatagctaaaatctaaatttactTTGGAAATATCTAGttcatttaaattcaaatgacTTTTGCCATTCAAATCAAaacatttttgttgaatttaaacATTGGATGAGGCACTGATTTACAATTAAAATTTACGAGTCACCGTTAACTGATGCGATGCAACTAGCTATTAGTCTAGTGATACTTATTTTCACATCGTTAAAAAGTTCCCAACTTCGACGTCAAATCTCCCCTACTCATTGacataaataagtaaataatcGACCCTTGATCCTGTAAGATCCAAATTCAGGAGTCGCACCTCCCCACTCAATTGATTAGTCAACACCATAGCCCCAACCTAATAAAGCACAATTCAATTTGGATTACCATCAAAACTGCTAGCAAAATTAAAGTGTTAAAATATAGATTTCATGATAATCCATTGAGTCACTGGAACAAGTACTACAAGCTCAGTGTCTACGGCCAcaaaatttagttatatcatTCAGAACTCGAAAGAATCACATTATCGAGACCAGCTATGCGTCGTTTGCCAGGAAACAGCAACAGGATCTCATCCTGCGTCTGCAAATGCCATTCATCTTTTTATCTTGAGATTGGCAGCCATCAAAACCCAACATTGATGTCAATATAGAGGAATGCCACCACCTGAGTACTCAACCTCCTGAAATTTGGACCAAACAAAAATGGTTAAAGGAGCCCTAAGATGAAGGCTATGAAACAGCTAGGAGAAGCCACCAACAATGGCAACTCACCTCCTGCTGTGTGTACCAGTAAAttgcaaattttgaaaaaagaacGATAATACGATAAGATGCATGAAATGTGCAATAAACAGATTTTTTGCTGTTTTAGATGGGAGTTCCAAGATATTAAGAAGCTCGAAACTACCAAGGTGTCAGCATTCAACTGTCAGAAGAGTACTGTAGTGTGTGATATGATATGGGTTGTACATGGGTGCATATGGGCCACAGGT
The window above is part of the Prunus dulcis chromosome 1, ALMONDv2, whole genome shotgun sequence genome. Proteins encoded here:
- the LOC117615820 gene encoding probable steroid-binding protein 3; protein product: MELTAQQLIQYNGTDPSKPIYVALKGRVFDVTDGKSFYGPGGPYAMFAGKDASRALAKMTKNEEDITASLDGLSEKEIGVLTDWEKKFEAKYPVVGRVVS